From the genome of Tripterygium wilfordii isolate XIE 37 chromosome 6, ASM1340144v1, whole genome shotgun sequence:
ATTCTTACGAAGTTAACTAATTATTTTTAGGAAGTTGTGATTGATTACCTGAGTAGGATGGTTGTCCCTCATCAATGGAAAATTTGATGTCAGTAGGTATTCCATGGCGCTGATAATGATGTCCTTTGGCTACAAAGAGACTTCCATATATATGCTGTTAATTTGTTCGACACTGCCAAGGTGAGTTTTGGGAACAACAATTCTAGCCTCATGTTTTGTTAGTACTTTTTACCATTTATTAACAATGACAATATTTAGATTATAGATTATTAAGTTGTTAGAGGAAAGTTTTGTATGTACCTCTTGCAATTGATTTACAGTTACTTAGCTCTCAATATATGCTTCTTCTACTAAACTGTAGGCTTGTGATGTGTTGTCAAAGCCACAAAGATCACTTGCATACTTACTTGAGACTTACTGTGAGGTGGCCACAAACAAATTGTTACAGGTGTGAGATTCAGGCTTTCTTAtgttttttggcatcttttgatgctTTCATGAAGCATATTGATTTCCTTCAGACTGCTTATTCAGTTGTTTGTATTCTTGTAACAAGATTGTAAATGAGTGTTCATTACTATGAATGTATCATCACATTAAATTGTAGCTCGAAGATTGGAGACAACGCCCACTTCCCCCAGAAATGGTTGAATATGCTCGAATAGATTCACATTATCTATTGTATATCGCAGGGTGTTTAAACGCTGAGCTCCAACAACAGGACGATGGTATGCTTTTGCCTTCACATGTTGTGATGCAATTATCTTTTTAAACTTGCATTGCACTGAGTTGGAAATACAACCAAATAAAACATTATACAGAATATAACTTGCTACCACCATAACCTGCTAGTAGTAATAATGGTAATTGGGAATAACAAAAATATTCTATTCAAACTATGAGGCGGGGATATTTCCAATTTTGGCGGGGATAGGATTACGTTGAGAGTTAGCCTATGAAATTTCATTAAGTTCAACTGTAAGattatatattatttccttTCAAGGGAcatctattatttattttaatgcaaCTCATTGATATATTCAAATCAGCCATGTTATGGTCCACACAAATTTATATTAGCAACAGGCCAACAAAGTTCTGAAGATATCCATTTTTCAGAAAGCTCATCTTGTCCCAATGACAAACTCCATTTTGTTTACGAGGCTAGTCGGCGTTCAAACATGATTTGTATGCAACTATACACTAAAGAAATTGAAGCTTCTCCTGGGCAGTCTGCTGCTTCATCCATTATTTCCCGTCATTTCATTGGTCGGGGAGATATCTCATCAGTTTCTTTTGAAATGCAGGTGTGctgctttcttcttcttgtcataGGTGGCCTTTACAAGTTAAATATCATATTAATGCTTTTCGTCTGATTGACTTTCAGGAACTTGTGAGAAGATTGTGCACATGGAGAGACTTAATGGTTGGTGGTAACTTATTCAAAACTTTAGTTGCCATTTGGAGAATAGCTTGATTTCCATCTTGTCTCATATTAATTAGATGATAGCTTATCTGTTAAAGGGGATGGCTTGCAttttcttttaaaggcaatttcTGGTAATTCAAAAAATGAAGTGGTTACATGTGGAATTGTATGTTACCTATTActctatttttcaattttaGTTAAAGAGAGAAGATTTGCTGTGATTAGGCTAATTAGGTGTCACCCTTTGCTTTAAACTGTTTTCCCCCTAATTTGGAGATCATATGGTTTTATGGCCTATATTATTTGGTGGTTATGtttttcactttgatgcttttaccCATGTCTTATAGTGTCGGTTTCATCTCTCACATCACATTTCTTCTAATTGAATGATCCTTCTGCTTTTATACCCCAGTTTCGGTCCTCCAGTTATTATGTTATCTAAgagttcattttttttcatcGTGGTGAGGGTATATAGTGGAATTTGCGCATTTGGCCCATCTTAACCTGTGGTACGTAATTCCTTTCAGGCTCGCGTTCATGATGAGAGCTTGAGATTTGTGCTATCAGACCATGCTGTCATTGCCCTAACAGACAAAGTTCCAACAAGTCCAACAGAAATATGTAGCACCATAGCTCAAGCTGATATGAAAGTGGATTCTTTAAGTTTAACTGCTGCCATACCATCTCCATCCCCTATTGTTTGCAGTCATTTGGATGATCTTTCTTATCTTATCCAGGACAAAAATGACACTCTTGATGATATTTTTCTGATGCTCCTTCAGAACTGCCTTGGCCCAAATGGGAGCTGCCCTTTGTCTGTCTATAGTTATGCTTTATTGGTCCAGCGTAACTTAAAACTAACAAATAGATTCGTTCCAACACAAAATGGGGTTAAAAATTCGAGACAAATTTCGCGGAAGGCTTCACGAGACCTGTTTGTCCAAAAATTCTCCTGCAAATCTCCAGTATATCACAATTGTAGGATCTATGCAAATGATGGGCGCTTGCTTTGTTACTGTGATCGCAGAAAGCTTGAGTGGTTGGTGAAGTGTTTTAGaccatttattttttcaataaatgCACCATATTTGACAGGATCATCTTGGTTTTTTTAGGTACCTTCGTCGAGATCTGGCAAAACTTGTTGATGACAACCCTCCTGGCATAATGCTTCTATTTGAACCTAAGGGCCGTCCAGAAGACGAAGACAATGATTTTTACATCCAGAGTAAGCAAAATTTATGTGTCGGgtgtggtgaagaaaaacaCTACTTACGTTATCGAATAATCCCCTCATGCTACAGAATGCATTTCCCCGAGCATTTGAAGAGCCATCGATCTCATGACATCGTCTTGCTTTGTGTTGACTGTCATGAAGTTGCTCATGCTGCTGCTGAGAAGTACAAGAGACAGATTGCTGCAGAATTTGGAGTTCCATTATTCGTTCCTAAGGTATTTAATCCAGAACAAGGTATGCTTGTGTCATCTGCATCGGCGATGAGCTTTGAGGGAAATGGTGTATCTCCTTTGCAGTTGCGAACAGCTGCTATGGCTCTTTTGCGTCATGGATCAAGAATGCCATCCAAGCGCTGCAAAGAACTGAGACAGGTTTAgcaacatatacacatataccgATGTACATATATGTTACGTAGCTATTTATGTTTGCCAAGTAGGTGCACCAAATACTTTTTTTTACTGATTtcttcactttttttctttccttcctaaGATTGTCATGCAATTCTATGGAGGAAGGGAGATATCTGAAGATGATTTGGAAAGAGCATTATTGGTTGGAATGAGTCCTCATGAGAGGAGACGACTTGAGAAAAAGAGGGGGTTGTCCTTTAAACATGCCAAAGGAAGTTCAGTTTCTGACAAAGGGCAAGAGAATGGTGCAAGGAGAAGAGCTGGTTCTGCTGTTTCAAATACATCAGAATTTGATGATTCAAACAGTATTGGAGCAGAGCCATTAGGCGAAACAGATGATAGAGACAATATTACAATGATTGGTAATGTGAGTAGCTTCAATACATGCTCCAATCTTGAGGCTGATGAAGAAGTCGTTGGAACTGTTTACAGAAATATACACTCCAACAATAGTGAAACTTCTGATGCGAAAGATGTTTCCGTTGCAAATGCTGGTTGTGAAAGCAGAAGCCTGAGAAATGGAGCGGATGACTTCACTTATTCTTCACATGATGGAAGTGTCCCACCCAAGCATAACTCCAAGCTTTCTTTGCTAGGACATGGCCCTCATGGGAAACAAGTTGTAGACCATATATTGAAGGAATATGGGGAGGATGGCATTTCTCAGTTTTGTCAAAGGTGGAGGCAAGTGTTTGTGGAAGCTGTTCATCCTCGGTTTTTACCAGCTGGATGGGATGTAATGCACAGGTATTTCCTCTCCAGTctccccttctttttcttttttttcctctgttttattttgtgatttATAACCACGATAACAGCCCTACAATCTTCGCAAATTCATGTTGGCGAAGATGGGGATTACCAAACAACATATGATCTTAccccttacaaaaaaaaatgcggTTTGCATCCCCTACCAAGATTGAATTGGTGCTACTGTTTCTTTGTTACTACTCTGTCACCAATTATTAGCATACTCATGCTCTCGACATCAGGACCATTAATGTGCTATTTTACACCAAGTCATCACCATTTTTCTTAATGATGAAACCCATAGCTACTAACCTTTAGGTGTGCACCGAGTAACATCGGGTCTTCGAAATAGTTCACAAACCATACATACTGGGCAAGCACAACAAAAATCCATGTGGGCTCATGCATCTAGTAGTATTTGAAACCTAGTGGGAGGGAGTACTAGACTGCTTACCACTATGCCACCATCATGGGCAGCCATCACCATTTACACTATTTTCAATATACTTTAAAGAGTTGATATCCCACTTACACAATCATACTGAAGTTTCCAGCATTGTTATTGTTTTAGTGAACTGAACATAAAAAGGCAGGGAAGGTACATAATGTTATTGGGCATATATGACTTCCCGCTCTTGTTAGAAGGGTCTTTACTACGGTAAACTGGTCTCTTATGATGATGATTCACGAGGGGTCATTGTAGCGGTGCTACATATCGTGTGCCTGTCACACTATAACTTCCTTAGGGCACATGAGAAAACATTTATTGACTATTGCACTTTTTTTTGTGTCTTATTGTTTAGCAATTGAACTGTATTTTCTCCCGAGGCTTTGACAAATGACCATTATCTATGTCAGTGGCAGAAGGGATTTCGGTGAATTCAGTGTGTATAATCCCGGCAAAAAGGATTCTGCTGCTGCAAAGAGTCAAGACATTAGTGCTGCTTAAGTTGCAGTACCATCCCGAGCCAGACGATTGTCTTGGTGTTTCATTGCGCATTTGTGGATTGGGTGATATCTATTGAAGAGCAGATACCACCAAGATGGTTCAAACCGTCACGGTTCTTAATGTGTCCGTGTTGTattgttgttttatttcttttttttttggtttctataTATCCAAGAAGTTGTATGCTGCATGCTCGCAAAGATTTTTTGGTCGAGAATACCATGTTGGGAATTTTTTAGCGTTAATATTTACCATTGGATGCATCCTTTCACGATACTACCAATTAGGCAGAGCGTTAATCAAGTGATAGTAAAAAATTCAATCGCAGCTTTAATTCAGATTTACCTTCAAACTAATTCCAGGTCACTTAGATTGGTACACTATTCTAGCCATCCTCGTACACTTGCACTGAAGATTTCGGAGTGCTAGTCCACTGTTGCACAGAACACTTCAGAAGGGGTGATGACATGGGTAATGGCAGCCATAGTGAGAGATAATAAACGCTCATAACCTTACATATCAACATTGCCTCCTAGTGCCTGACGAACCGCATAGGATGCCCTGTTCCCGCGTGCACGACCCATCCAGCTCATAAAGAATGGGAATCTTAGGAATCATAAATAGCGTACATCCATCGCAAAATGCAAAGTACTTAAATCCAACAGAAAAGCAGAATCTACCAGTTCCTTCAAAACATTCTACAACATCAACAGCTGAGACTTGTGATCAATGCCATTGAAGATGAAAGTCCCAGACATGGAGACAAATTGCTTGGTTATGAGCTGAAACAGAAAACCAAATGCAAACTCAGGCTGAGTTACACTGCAATATCAACATTAATCTCACATTTCATGAGTAGGAGAAAACTCGAAGCAAGATCTGTACTCCAGTAATACAAACTCAAATAAAATTGTTGGAATGAAAACACGAAACCTTGATCACTTCTTGTGATGCAATTCCTCCAATGAAAGCAGCAACTGCATGAAGCTCCGAAGCTCCAAATCTGCACATCTCATTGATAAGATCCTCAGTCAATGTCGAGCCATTGCAACCCAAGTCGCTAAGTAGACCAATAGCAGTAGTCTTCAACCGAGATATATCCTCATCCAGTGTGCTTTAACACAGACAGCAAAGTTAAGAAACAAAGATCAGTATGCTTCAACAAATAACAACAACAATTATAATAATGCTACGATGATAAAAGACCATGGTGCAATGCTACAAAAAGAGTTACCCTTCAAATTGCCCAGGAAAACTGTTGCAATTTGCAGCAAACCTGTCAACCGCTCGAAGCAATATATAGAATCCCACAGCAACACTGCCAACAGTGAACAGTTTATTTTAAGCTGTAAGCTGTAAGGGACGGATTATTGAACCCTGTAGAAGTACAACAAGAACAGGAGGAAAGTACCCTGTACAACCAATCTGAATGCAAATATCATAAACTCAATTTACCTGAAATCCTCATCTGTTAAATACTTCTGCAACTCTGGCAGCGAAGGATTATTGAACTCTTCCTCAAGGGGGCGATACCTACAAACCTACAAGGCAGAGATTTCAAACTACAGAAACGATTAGATAATCTACAAAATTTCAAGCCTACACTTAGCACTTTACTAATAAGAAATTTTTATCACAAGGCTTGCTTTCCATTATCTAACTAGAATTACCAACACCTTAATAGATAACAAAAAGGCGTAATTATTGCATGGGCTTGTTTCATTTAGCTAAAGAATTTACAATGTATGCATGCATCAATCAATCTAGATGAGACAGTAATCATTGCATGGGCTTGTTTCATTTAGCTTAAGAATTTACAATGTGTGCGTGCATCATTCAATCTACATGAGACAATCTTAAGATAGCTCTTCAAGGACAAGGGtaactcttttttgtttcttatacGTCTTCCATATTCAACAGAATggaccttaaaagctcaactttTTTGTTGGGCACACCAATTAGAAATCTCACTTGTtggataaaataaataatagacaTAGAAAATATAAAGACCAACTTAAAATGACTGACTTTGAGTTTTCTTGCATTTTTGCAGAAACTTTTGATTGTGGCCTTGGAGATGCTATCTGGATCTCTACCAATTTTCTTCATTATAGTCTTAACTCGTTGCTCCATAGCTCGAAAGTCAGCCTCAGCCTTAGCCTGATATATCTTTTGCAAATTTACATAAAGCCTAAAAATGTATCAACAGATATACATCACCATTTTGCCATTTTAATGCAGTAAAATCTTGAGAGTTCAGAATCTAACTCAGTAGAAGATGTCATGTCTGGTATAGACCCTTCAAGAGGTGGCTCCCCACCACCTTCATTTGTGATGAACTCCTGTCAAAAGTGCATAAAAAGAACCAATAAATGAAATCTACagataagataaaaaaaataaaaatacccaAATTGATGGAAACAGATGCCACCATGAATATCACAAAAATGTTTAAATATTAGTTGTCCTTAGCAATCCTATATGAACTAGTACGGATTCTAGACGTCTAAATCTAATAAACGGGAAAAAACTCAACGAGCTTCTTGGTCAACAAGCAAAGCTCTGATTTGTGAAGTTATGCATGGGAGCAATCCCAAACAATATCTCAATTTAATATCAAAACTTATAAGAATACAGACACATACATAACAGGGAACCACAAGGTACAATTTCCTAAGGATAACACCCATTTCAAATCCCTTGATAGTTAGaattttcttaaattttgaGTAGGGAAAGGAATTATCATCAAGGGGTGCAACCTACAAAAATTATCTACAACTACATCAAAGTGACTGTTTTCATCCGCAATACAAAATCCATTCAACAGAGAACATCAGTAGTGCAGCCATCTGTTTTTGAAAGTTTTAAAGTGATTCTTGGCCCTTGAAAGCTTTCGTCCTTCACTCTTTTGTCTTGAGAGTTGGACATGACAAAAGCTTCTGGGGCCAGACAATCCATCAGCATCCAAATGAGAGCACTACTGTTAAATCACATAAACCTAAAGCAGACAAATCAGAAATTATTAGGCAAGTTACCAGTTACTAACCTTCAAAGCAGCCACCATGACCCAAAAATCAGATGAACTAGCATTAACCTCACCGCTGTTATCATTAATTATCTGTTGCAGATCTTGATCTATTAAACCAAATGTCAGTGTCAATAAAGgttaaaaagcaaaaaaacttTCAAAAAAGATTCAAAAGGGATGCATGTGAAATATAAATCCATGTGCAGGAATCACAGAATTGATGTACTTTATAACTGATTTTGACCATTTTTTTGATGTATTATGATATGATACTCTTGAAATTTTATCCTCAAGACCCCAACCAAAGAGTTGGTTCAAAAATACATACTAACTCCACGAGGAGCGAAGACTTTGAAGGAGGCATCAATAGCTTCTTTATAGTTGTCCTCATCCATTGCAATCATCCTGGATTTCAGAAGCTCCTACAATGTTTTAAATTCAGCTTGACTCTACTAGAGAACACTGGAAGACAAAATGAGAAGTCATGAAGCAAAAGGTAAACCTTGaactctttcttctcttccctGGTTGATGGATGATTACCACCATGTGATTTGGCCCATTCGTCAGCCATCTTTACAAGGATTACAACATATGGTGTGTGCTTGTGAGCTACAGGATCTGATACATTTAAGTCAATGGTTTCTGCAAACCTACCGTCATTATTTCCGAGTCAGTATACTTAAAGGAGAACACAAGATAAATTTAAACCCAAAGAAACAAAGGGACAGTTTCCAGGGTTTCAAAATACATGAAGGCCCAAAATATAACTCAGACAATGGCCGATTTAGGGGGCCCCGGTGCCCCCtaaacttttgaaaaaaaattatatatattttttaaggaAGTAGGAAGCAGTATATACTCTAATCATATAAttaatgatattattattaattttgaaaGTCTCCCTTTTTAGTTGATTATATAGACATACAAGGAAATTGAACAAACAATGTTTACATGAATCGAAAGTAAATCAAGAAATTTTCCTTCAATTATAGTCTTACAAATGTTTTGTAAATATAATCTATTAATAAGCCTTTACACCCTAGACTAATGCATGACATAAGTTTATCACAATATAATAAATTGAATTGGATACGAAGATTGCATGACTAGTAGATTATAAGGTGTTTGAGCATGATTCAGatataaaaatttaaaccaTTAATAATCTAATTTGGTAAAACACCCAACACAATAAATCCAGTACCTCCGGAGCTCAGGCCAAGGATTGTTTAGCCGAAGGTCATCCAGGAAGTGATCAGGCTTTGACTCAATCACAGTATGTTCCTAACACAtacaataaaaaccaattagcaCCTTGGAGATGCAGTCTTCAATCAGAAATTTTAGTAGAACTTGTTTTCCAGTAACATCACCCTTTAGGTCAGACCAATTTTTAGCAATAAATTGAATTATCAAACCGTACTTCCTGTCCCTAGAGGAATTTCAAGTGAAGTTTTAGGATTTGTATGCCTTCAGTTATCAATCAGTAAAATTTTTGGGGTAATTGAACCAaacaggcatcaaattgaagtACAACCACAAAGAATCCAGTACGTTACCTTGCTGTGTTCCTGGGTCCTTGTGAATGGTAGCAAGCCAATTTCGAATCCAAGATActaaaaacaatttcaaatatgaaaGCAAAACATCATACCTTCAAACTGATTCGAACAAGCCCAGTAAGACCATAGGAGCGAGCAAAAATCAACATCACATTTGCCTCTCGACAAATTTTATCAAGTTTCACCATCGAGTCTTCCACAAGCTGAAAGAGATAGTAACATAAAAAATGACAAATCAAAAGGATTATTTAATGTTTGGAGACCTAATCAGTCACAAGGGAACAATAATGCACAGAAACTCAACTAACAGCAAACAACGCAAGATACCCAATGACAGAAACAGTGAAAATTAAGAAGAGTTAGGCAGCATTAGTAGGTAGAAGCCACTCCAGTATCAAATTAAACATTGACATGTACGCACATCTATATAACTACAATCAAACACAAgccaaacacaaaaacacactAAAATTTGAAAGTTAAATGGAAAAACAATGGCGCTGAGCATGCTAAACGTTAGAGCAAAACTAACAGGATTTCAAAAAATGAAGCAACTAAAGGACGGCTGTAAATTCACATACCTGGGTGGCTACTACCAACGTAAACTGAGAAAAGAATGCAGGATTAGTCTCAATTAATGCCTGCGGATACTCCTCAATGAACTTGGCTTTAACAGCGTCATTTAGCTCTTGGAGGAATGAACATACATATTCTGCCTTCGATTGTCCAACACTAGATTCATCCACTACCGACATCAAAAGTTAAGGATAGGAAATACATCCAAAAAATAAGCAAGTAAATGAGCAAATAAGAATAACATAACATACCCATGAAGTTATTTCCAAGATCACCCACTTCAACTTTGGATCCATCAACCACTGTGATGCTCCCAACCCCACCAAGAACAAGATTCTTTAATGTCTCGGAGCCAGTAGGCCCACAATTAAGTAAGCATATGCTAGCTTTCTCAAGGGCTGCCTGTCCTTGGTCACCCCAGATCCTGGAATTTCAGTTAACAATTTAAGTTAAAGCAAAACTTCAGAAAATTCAACACGATATAGAAGAAATAATTGCATTTTTTACTTCAAAT
Proteins encoded in this window:
- the LOC120000081 gene encoding protein RRP6-like 3 isoform X2 codes for the protein MEGNKIKLAVTVVSLVALSVLFTKVYRRRRKQKGTPGSCYLHTDPKPQHTFKRVLANNSYSPFKHLKRNDTNNETSSSLHPYEAEISTLIEKPSIDFNFIYDEVDLKMRDEYVWVETESQLKELADALSKEKVFAVDTEQHSLRSFLGFTALIQISSRKEDYLVDTIALHDVMQILRPVFADPCICKVFHGADNDVLWLQRDFHIYAVNLFDTAKACDVLSKPQRSLAYLLETYCEVATNKLLQLEDWRQRPLPPEMVEYARIDSHYLLYIAGCLNAELQQQDDESSSCPNDKLHFVYEASRRSNMICMQLYTKEIEASPGQSAASSIISRHFIGRGDISSVSFEMQELVRRLCTWRDLMARVHDESLRFVLSDHAVIALTDKVPTSPTEICSTIAQADMKVDSLSLTAAIPSPSPIVCSHLDDLSYLIQDKNDTLDDIFLMLLQNCLGPNGSCPLSVYSYALLVQRNLKLTNRFVPTQNGVKNSRQISRKASRDLFVQKFSCKSPVYHNCRIYANDGRLLCYCDRRKLEWYLRRDLAKLVDDNPPGIMLLFEPKGRPEDEDNDFYIQSKQNLCVGCGEEKHYLRYRIIPSCYRMHFPEHLKSHRSHDIVLLCVDCHEVAHAAAEKYKRQIAAEFGVPLFVPKVFNPEQGMLVSSASAMSFEGNGVSPLQLRTAAMALLRHGSRMPSKRCKELRQIVMQFYGGREISEDDLERALLVGMSPHERRRLEKKRGLSFKHAKGSSVSDKGQENGARRRAGSAVSNTSEFDDSNSIGAEPLGETDDRDNITMIGNVSSFNTCSNLEADEEVVGTVYRNIHSNNSETSDAKDVSVANAGCESRSLRNGADDFTYSSHDGSVPPKHNSKLSLLGHGPHGKQVVDHILKEYGEDGISQFCQRWRQVFVEAVHPRFLPAGWDVMHRRDFGEFSVYNPGKKDSAAAKSQDISAA
- the LOC120000081 gene encoding protein RRP6-like 3 isoform X1 translates to MEGNKIKLAVTVVSLVALSVLFTKVYRRRRKQKGTPGSCYLHTDPKPQHTFKRVLANNSYSPFKHLKRNDTNNETSSSLHPYEAEISTLIEKPSIDFNFIYDEVDLKMRDEYVWVETESQLKELADALSKEKVFAVDTEQHSLRSFLGFTALIQISSRKEDYLVDTIALHDVMQILRPVFADPCICKVFHGADNDVLWLQRDFHIYAVNLFDTAKACDVLSKPQRSLAYLLETYCEVATNKLLQLEDWRQRPLPPEMVEYARIDSHYLLYIAGCLNAELQQQDDESSSCPNDKLHFVYEASRRSNMICMQLYTKEIEASPGQSAASSIISRHFIGRGDISSVSFEMQELVRRLCTWRDLMARVHDESLRFVLSDHAVIALTDKVPTSPTEICSTIAQADMKVDSLSLTAAIPSPSPIVCSHLDDLSYLIQDKNDTLDDIFLMLLQNCLGPNGSCPLSVYSYALLVQRNLKLTNRFVPTQNGVKNSRQISRKASRDLFVQKFSCKSPVYHNCRIYANDGRLLCYCDRRKLEWYLRRDLAKLVDDNPPGIMLLFEPKGRPEDEDNDFYIQSKQNLCVGCGEEKHYLRYRIIPSCYRMHFPEHLKSHRSHDIVLLCVDCHEVAHAAAEKYKRQIAAEFGVPLFVPKVFNPEQGMLVSSASAMSFEGNGVSPLQLRTAAMALLRHGSRMPSKRCKELRQIVMQFYGGREISEDDLERALLVGMSPHERRRLEKKRGLSFKHAKGSSVSDKGQENGARRRAGSAVSNTSEFDDSNSIGAEPLGETDDRDNITMIGNVSSFNTCSNLEADEEVVGTVYRNIHSNNSETSDAKDVSVANAGCESRSLRNGADDFTYSSHDGSVPPKHNSKLSLLGHGPHGKQVVDHILKEYGEDGISQFCQRWRQVFVEAVHPRFLPAGWDVMHSGRRDFGEFSVYNPGKKDSAAAKSQDISAA
- the LOC120000082 gene encoding NEDD8-activating enzyme E1 regulatory subunit AXR1-like produces the protein MAEPKIKYDRQLRIWGDQGQAALEKASICLLNCGPTGSETLKNLVLGGVGSITVVDGSKVEVGDLGNNFMVDESSVGQSKAEYVCSFLQELNDAVKAKFIEEYPQALIETNPAFFSQFTLVVATQLVEDSMVKLDKICREANVMLIFARSYGLTGLVRISLKEHTVIESKPDHFLDDLRLNNPWPELRRFAETIDLNVSDPVAHKHTPYVVILVKMADEWAKSHGGNHPSTREEKKEFKELLKSRMIAMDEDNYKEAIDASFKVFAPRGVNQDLQQIINDNSGEVNASSSDFWVMVAALKEFITNEGGGEPPLEGSIPDMTSSTELYVNLQKIYQAKAEADFRAMEQRVKTIMKKIGRDPDSISKATIKSFCKNARKLKVCRYRPLEEEFNNPSLPELQKYLTDEDFSVAVGFYILLRAVDRFAANCNSFPGQFEGTLDEDISRLKTTAIGLLSDLGCNGSTLTEDLINEMCRFGASELHAVAAFIGGIASQEVIKLITKQFVSMSGTFIFNGIDHKSQLLML